Within the Bacteroidia bacterium genome, the region CTGTCAGGCCGCAGCGATCTCGGCCTTTTCTGCTTTGGTGAATTCAAACGGAAGGCGTACCATATAGGCGTAATCGCGTCCAGCTCCGAGGATATATGCGTCTGAATAGATCCATGAAATCCTGACATCATGACCGCGCTCCTTCATCTCCATCAGCTTATACATTAGGAAAAGGAAGGATTTGGAGGATGATATATTAAAGAATTCCAAGTGAAACGTCACATGCGTGCTTACATGCGGAGACTTCGAATACTCGTTGATCCAGACCATCAGTCGTTCAAAAAATAATTTTCCGTTTTCCGGGACTGATTTACCCTTGATCAAAAGCTCTCCCGTAGCAGGATTAAAATCTACCAGAGGTAGTCCGGAGCTTGCTTCTATATGCAGTCGTTCCATAGATAACTTACGGGATTGAAGGTAGCTCAGCACCCTCACGGATTCAAATATTTTAGACCATTGCAATTAAAAACAAGGCGAATGCTTCATCATCATGGACGAATTGCATAATGCGCTGGTTTTCACACATTTAAGCGATGAATCTGTAATAAAGTTTGATGAATCACCCAATAAAATCGGCAAAGAGGTCATATTCCCCTGCTGATGAGATCCGAACCTTAATAAAATCTCCCAGCCGTAGATGCTGTCCGCCGGCGGCAATGATTACTTCATTATCCACTTCAGGCGAATCATGCTCTGTTCTTCCTATAAAATTTCCATCTTCAAACCGGTCAACCAGCACTTCCAACACCTTTCCTACTTTTTGTTCATTCAGGGATAAGGAAATTCCGCGCTGAACTTCCATTATCTCAGCAGCTCTTCTGGTCTTTTCTTTCGCCGGTACATCATCCTTGAGTTGAAATGCCCCTGTATTTTCTTCATGAGAATACGTGAATACACCCAGCCGGTCGAATCTCATTTCCCTCACCCAGTCTCGCAGTTCTAAATGCATCTCTAAGGTTTCTCCCGGAAATCCGCTGATGAGTGTGGTACGAATACTGATACCCGGAACGTTCTCGCGGAGCTTTCTGATTAAATCATTTGTCTTGTCCCGGGTTACACCTCGTTTCATGTTTTGAAGCAAGGGATTGGAAATGTGCTGCAGGGGAATATCAATGTATTTACAAACCTTTTCATTCTTAGCGATCACCTCGATCACATCTTCCGGAAAGCCCCCCGGAAAGGCATAATGGAGGCGGATCCACCGTATACCGTTTACCTCACTTAATCTTTGCATTAATTCCGCCAGTTTCCGCTCTCCGTAAATATCTAATCCATAATAGGTGGAGTCTTGTGCAATCAGAAGAAGCTCCGTAGTTCCACGCGCGGTCAAAACAGCAGCCCTGCGCACCAGCTCATCCATTGGCACAGAAACATGCCTTCCGCGCATTAGCGGAATCGCGCAGAAAGAACATGGCCGGTCG harbors:
- a CDS encoding DUF1987 domain-containing protein, producing MERLHIEASSGLPLVDFNPATGELLIKGKSVPENGKLFFERLMVWINEYSKSPHVSTHVTFHLEFFNISSSKSFLFLMYKLMEMKERGHDVRISWIYSDAYILGAGRDYAYMVRLPFEFTKAEKAEIAAA
- the rimO gene encoding 30S ribosomal protein S12 methylthiotransferase RimO, with the translated sequence MKARTLKKNKVNVITLGCSKNVVDSEVLMGQLKANAIEVGHETGESDHRIVIINTCGFIDNAKQESIDMILQYASERRAGNIDQLLVTGCLSERYREDLKKEIPDVDDWFGTRELPRLLKTLKADYRQELLGERLLTTPSHYAYFKISEGCDRPCSFCAIPLMRGRHVSVPMDELVRRAAVLTARGTTELLLIAQDSTYYGLDIYGERKLAELMQRLSEVNGIRWIRLHYAFPGGFPEDVIEVIAKNEKVCKYIDIPLQHISNPLLQNMKRGVTRDKTNDLIRKLRENVPGISIRTTLISGFPGETLEMHLELRDWVREMRFDRLGVFTYSHEENTGAFQLKDDVPAKEKTRRAAEIMEVQRGISLSLNEQKVGKVLEVLVDRFEDGNFIGRTEHDSPEVDNEVIIAAGGQHLRLGDFIKVRISSAGEYDLFADFIG